A genomic window from Variovorax paradoxus includes:
- a CDS encoding DUF4149 domain-containing protein, whose amino-acid sequence MKDRIALMLAAFWWGSLTTIGFLVVPMLFARLGNPSVAGNFAAQLFEAQSWIAIGCGLILLIHFRAKADDRMSGPAMTAIFFILGALLLALLQQYAVAPRILARENLKLWHAVGSGMYLVQWVCVGVLLWRMGARKPD is encoded by the coding sequence ATGAAAGACCGCATTGCGCTGATGCTGGCCGCCTTCTGGTGGGGCAGCCTCACCACGATCGGTTTCCTGGTGGTGCCGATGCTGTTCGCCAGGCTCGGCAACCCGTCGGTGGCTGGTAATTTTGCGGCGCAGCTGTTCGAGGCGCAGAGCTGGATCGCGATCGGCTGCGGGCTGATCCTGCTGATCCATTTCAGGGCCAAGGCCGACGATCGCATGAGCGGGCCAGCGATGACAGCCATCTTCTTCATCCTGGGCGCGCTGTTGCTGGCGCTGCTTCAGCAGTACGCCGTGGCGCCTCGCATCCTGGCGCGCGAGAACCTCAAGCTGTGGCACGCCGTGGGCAGCGGCATGTACCTTGTGCAGTGGGTGTGCGTCGGCGTGCTGCTCTGGCGCATGGGCGCCCGCAAGCCAGACTGA
- a CDS encoding glycosyltransferase yields MVAAQGAQRHILCMKWGTKYGPEYVNRLYAMVRRNLSGDFKFVCLTDDGNGVRPEVTCLPIPPLNLHLAPGQRDGAWKKLTTFEQDLHGLRGPALFLDLDVVVVGSLDAFFEQPGEFLIIHDYARPWRRERITGNSSVYRFELGAHADVLAYFRANMDKVQAEYRNEQAYLSDVLHNQGKLAYWPDGWCPSFKYHGIPTWPTNYWEEPFVPEGARIMVFHGECNPPDALAGRRNRAFRFIRPARWVAKYWKE; encoded by the coding sequence TTGGTGGCAGCGCAAGGCGCCCAGCGCCATATTCTCTGCATGAAGTGGGGCACGAAATACGGCCCCGAATACGTCAACCGCCTCTACGCGATGGTCCGCCGCAACCTCAGTGGCGACTTCAAGTTCGTGTGCCTGACCGACGATGGCAACGGCGTTCGCCCCGAGGTGACCTGCCTGCCGATTCCGCCGCTCAACCTGCATCTGGCCCCCGGCCAGCGCGATGGCGCCTGGAAGAAGCTCACGACCTTCGAGCAGGACCTGCACGGCCTGCGCGGTCCCGCCCTCTTCCTCGACCTCGACGTGGTCGTGGTGGGCAGCCTGGACGCCTTCTTCGAGCAACCCGGTGAATTCCTGATCATTCACGACTACGCTCGCCCCTGGCGGCGCGAGCGAATCACGGGCAATTCGTCGGTCTACCGCTTCGAGCTGGGCGCCCACGCCGACGTGCTGGCGTATTTCCGCGCCAACATGGACAAGGTTCAGGCCGAATACCGCAACGAGCAGGCCTACCTGTCGGACGTGCTCCACAACCAGGGCAAGCTGGCTTACTGGCCGGACGGCTGGTGCCCGAGCTTCAAGTACCACGGCATCCCGACTTGGCCGACCAACTATTGGGAAGAGCCTTTCGTGCCCGAGGGCGCACGCATCATGGTGTTCCATGGCGAGTGCAATCCGCCGGACGCACTTGCGGGCCGCCGCAACCGGGCCTTCCGGTTCATCCGGCCGGCGCGCTGGGTCGCGAAGTACTGGAAAGAGTAA
- a CDS encoding YhbY family RNA-binding protein has product MPAIQLTPAERKVHRAEAHHLDPIVMVGGDGLTPAVKKEADAALKAHGLIKIRVFSDDRLARDAMLRELSDELDAAPIQHIGKLLVLWRPKPEKERVVDEDRMPGPRDVKIVKYSKRGGQRPEIKTLRVLGNQRLTPGGTIKRAKAKRPLSAKKRNQAD; this is encoded by the coding sequence ATGCCCGCCATTCAACTTACCCCTGCCGAGCGCAAGGTGCACCGCGCCGAAGCTCACCACCTGGATCCGATCGTCATGGTCGGTGGAGACGGGCTCACCCCTGCCGTAAAAAAAGAAGCCGACGCGGCACTCAAGGCCCATGGCCTGATCAAGATCCGCGTCTTCTCCGACGACCGCCTCGCCCGCGACGCCATGCTGCGCGAGCTGTCCGACGAGCTCGATGCCGCCCCCATCCAGCACATCGGCAAGCTGCTGGTGCTGTGGCGCCCGAAGCCCGAAAAAGAGCGCGTGGTCGATGAAGACCGCATGCCCGGCCCGCGCGACGTGAAGATCGTCAAGTACAGCAAGCGCGGCGGCCAACGGCCTGAAATCAAGACCCTGCGCGTGCTCGGCAACCAGCGCCTGACCCCTGGCGGCACCATCAAGCGCGCCAAGGCAAAACGGCCCCTGTCGGCCAAGAAGCGCAACCAGGCGGACTGA
- a CDS encoding RlmE family RNA methyltransferase, with protein sequence MSTKAKSKKVNKAWLHDHINDPYVKLATKEGYRARAAYKLKEIDESLGLVKPGQLVVDLGSTPGAWSQYLRRRMSPGGAAAGELNGTIVSLDILPMEPIEGVTFLQGDFREDALLQQLLGVLAGRKADLVVSDMAPNLSGIHSADAARVAHLIELAIDFAQHHLKPEGALVAKLFHGGGYDELVKLFKANFRIVKPFKPKASRDKSAETFLVGMGLKAPDTP encoded by the coding sequence ATGAGCACCAAAGCCAAAAGCAAAAAAGTCAATAAAGCGTGGCTTCACGACCATATCAACGATCCCTACGTGAAGCTCGCCACCAAGGAGGGTTATCGCGCGCGCGCCGCCTACAAGCTCAAGGAAATCGACGAGTCGCTCGGTCTCGTCAAGCCGGGCCAGCTGGTGGTGGACCTCGGCTCCACCCCCGGCGCCTGGAGCCAGTACCTGCGCCGGCGCATGTCGCCCGGCGGCGCCGCGGCCGGCGAGCTGAACGGCACCATTGTTTCGCTCGACATCCTGCCGATGGAGCCCATCGAGGGCGTGACCTTCCTGCAGGGGGATTTCCGCGAAGACGCGCTGCTGCAACAGTTGCTGGGCGTCCTGGCAGGCCGCAAGGCCGACCTGGTGGTGTCGGACATGGCACCCAACCTGTCGGGCATCCATTCAGCCGACGCCGCCCGGGTGGCGCACCTGATCGAGCTTGCCATCGACTTTGCCCAGCACCACCTGAAGCCCGAGGGGGCGCTGGTGGCCAAGCTGTTCCACGGCGGTGGCTACGACGAGCTGGTGAAGCTCTTCAAGGCGAATTTCCGCATCGTGAAGCCCTTCAAACCCAAGGCGTCGCGGGACAAATCGGCCGAGACCTTCCTGGTCGGCATGGGCCTGAAGGCCCCGGATACGCCTTGA
- the ftsH gene encoding ATP-dependent zinc metalloprotease FtsH, with translation MNNQWFSKVAVWLVIAMVLFTVFKQFDTRGGVGSGTVSYSEFLDQVRNNQVKSAVIPEGAAGGEIVAVTNDDRKIRTTATVLDRGLVGDLIDHNVKFDVKPREESSLLMTLLVSWGPMLLLIGVWIYFMRQMQGGGKGGAFSFGKSKARMMDENNNTVTFADVAGCDEAKEEVREVVDFLKDPQRFQKLGGRIPRGLLLVGPPGTGKTLLAKSIAGEAKVPFFSISGSDFVEMFVGVGAARVRDMFENAKKNAPCIIFIDEIDAVGRQRGAGLGGGNDEREQTLNQMLVEMDGFETNLGVIVVAATNRPDILDAALLRPGRFDRQVYVTLPDIRGREQILGVHMRKVPLGQDVNPSVIARGTPGMSGADLANLCNEAALMAARRNARVVEMQDFEKAKDKIFMGPERKSMVMPEEERRNTAYHESGHALIGKLLPKCDPVHKVTIIPRGRALGVTMSLPAQDRYSYDREYMLNQISMLFGGRIAEEVFMHQMTTGASNDFERATSIARDMVTRYGMTDALGPMVYAENEGEVFLGRSVTKTTNMSEQTMEKVDSEVRRIIDEQYALARRLIEENSDKMHAMAKALLEWETIDSEQLDDIMAGRAPRPPKDWTPRIPPSGSGGSGGTPAVNPDPAPTAA, from the coding sequence TTGAACAATCAGTGGTTTTCCAAAGTTGCCGTATGGCTCGTCATTGCCATGGTGTTGTTCACTGTGTTCAAGCAGTTCGACACCCGCGGTGGCGTCGGCTCGGGGACAGTCAGCTACTCCGAGTTTCTGGACCAGGTCCGCAACAACCAGGTCAAGAGCGCCGTCATTCCCGAGGGCGCTGCCGGCGGTGAGATCGTCGCAGTCACCAATGACGATCGCAAGATCCGCACGACCGCCACGGTGCTCGACCGCGGCCTCGTGGGCGACCTGATCGACCACAACGTCAAGTTCGACGTCAAGCCGCGCGAAGAGAGCTCGCTGCTCATGACGCTGCTGGTCAGCTGGGGCCCGATGCTGCTGCTGATCGGCGTCTGGATCTACTTCATGCGACAGATGCAGGGCGGCGGCAAGGGCGGGGCGTTCAGCTTCGGCAAGAGCAAGGCCCGCATGATGGACGAGAACAACAACACGGTCACTTTTGCCGACGTCGCGGGCTGCGACGAGGCCAAGGAAGAAGTCCGTGAAGTGGTCGACTTCCTGAAAGACCCGCAGCGCTTCCAGAAGCTCGGCGGCCGCATTCCTCGCGGTTTGCTGCTGGTCGGCCCTCCGGGCACCGGCAAGACGCTGCTGGCCAAGTCGATCGCCGGCGAAGCCAAGGTGCCTTTCTTCTCGATTTCGGGTTCCGACTTCGTTGAAATGTTCGTCGGCGTGGGCGCGGCCCGTGTGCGCGACATGTTCGAGAACGCCAAGAAGAACGCGCCTTGCATCATCTTCATCGACGAAATCGATGCTGTGGGCCGTCAGCGCGGTGCCGGCCTCGGCGGCGGCAATGACGAACGCGAACAAACGCTCAACCAGATGCTGGTCGAGATGGACGGCTTCGAAACCAATCTCGGCGTGATCGTGGTGGCAGCCACCAACCGACCCGACATCCTGGACGCCGCTCTGCTGCGCCCCGGTCGCTTCGACCGTCAGGTGTACGTCACGCTGCCCGACATCCGCGGCCGTGAACAGATCCTCGGCGTGCACATGCGCAAGGTTCCGCTGGGCCAGGACGTGAATCCGAGCGTGATCGCCCGCGGCACGCCCGGCATGTCCGGCGCCGACCTGGCCAATCTCTGCAACGAAGCCGCCCTGATGGCCGCCCGTCGCAATGCGCGCGTCGTCGAGATGCAGGACTTCGAGAAGGCCAAGGACAAGATCTTCATGGGCCCCGAGCGCAAGAGCATGGTCATGCCCGAGGAAGAGCGCCGCAACACGGCCTACCACGAGTCCGGCCACGCCCTCATCGGCAAGCTGCTGCCCAAGTGCGACCCGGTCCACAAGGTCACGATCATTCCGCGTGGCCGCGCCCTCGGCGTGACCATGAGCCTGCCTGCGCAAGACCGCTACAGCTACGACCGCGAATACATGCTGAACCAGATCAGCATGCTGTTCGGTGGCCGCATTGCCGAAGAAGTGTTCATGCACCAGATGACCACCGGCGCGAGCAATGACTTCGAGCGCGCGACCTCCATCGCCCGCGACATGGTCACGCGCTACGGCATGACCGACGCGCTGGGCCCGATGGTCTATGCCGAGAACGAAGGCGAAGTGTTCCTGGGCCGCTCGGTCACCAAGACGACCAACATGAGCGAGCAGACCATGGAAAAGGTCGACTCCGAAGTGCGCCGCATCATCGACGAGCAGTACGCCCTGGCGCGCCGCCTGATCGAAGAGAACAGCGACAAGATGCACGCCATGGCCAAGGCGCTGCTCGAGTGGGAAACCATCGACAGCGAACAGCTCGACGACATCATGGCCGGCCGTGCGCCGCGCCCGCCCAAGGACTGGACGCCGCGCATCCCGCCTTCGGGCAGTGGTGGCAGCGGCGGTACGCCGGCAGTCAACCCTGACCCGGCGCCCACTGCGGCCTGA
- the folP gene encoding dihydropteroate synthase, with protein MGIVNVTPDSFSDGGAHASTQAALQHCEQLLKEGADILDIGGESTRPGSPAVPLDAELARVLPVVREAVKLNVPISIDTYKPEVMRAVLDLGADIVNDIWALRQPGAREAVAAHPLCGVCLMHMHRDPQTMQAVPMAGDVIPEVLSFLTAQVQLLHALGVDHSRITLDPGVGFGKTVAQNFALLARQRELLAAGYPLLLGWSRKSSIGAVTGIEAAGERIVPSVAAAVLAVDRGAAVVRVHDVRDTVAALAVWRAMKAQESQQQTQEQTSTP; from the coding sequence ATGGGCATCGTCAACGTCACGCCCGATTCGTTCTCCGACGGTGGTGCCCACGCTTCTACCCAGGCGGCGCTGCAGCACTGCGAGCAGTTGCTGAAAGAGGGCGCCGACATCCTCGACATCGGCGGCGAATCGACCCGCCCTGGCAGCCCCGCGGTGCCGCTCGACGCCGAGCTGGCGCGTGTGCTGCCCGTGGTGCGCGAGGCGGTGAAGCTCAATGTGCCTATCTCCATCGATACCTACAAGCCGGAGGTGATGCGCGCGGTGCTCGACCTGGGCGCGGACATCGTCAACGACATCTGGGCGCTGCGCCAGCCGGGCGCGCGCGAGGCCGTTGCGGCACACCCTTTGTGCGGCGTCTGCCTGATGCATATGCACCGCGACCCGCAGACCATGCAGGCCGTGCCCATGGCGGGCGATGTGATCCCCGAGGTGCTGTCTTTCCTCACGGCGCAGGTGCAACTTCTGCACGCGCTGGGGGTCGACCATTCGCGCATCACGCTCGACCCCGGCGTGGGCTTCGGCAAGACGGTGGCGCAGAATTTCGCCTTGCTGGCACGCCAGCGCGAGCTGCTTGCCGCCGGCTATCCGCTATTGCTGGGCTGGTCGCGCAAGTCGTCGATCGGTGCGGTTACAGGCATCGAGGCGGCGGGCGAGCGCATCGTGCCCAGCGTCGCTGCTGCCGTGCTGGCGGTGGACCGGGGAGCGGCCGTGGTGCGCGTGCATGACGTGCGCGACACGGTTGCCGCGCTCGCGGTATGGCGCGCCATGAAGGCGCAAGAGTCACAACAACAAACACAAGAGCAGACATCAACACCATGA
- the glmM gene encoding phosphoglucosamine mutase, producing the protein MTRKYFGTDGIRGTVGQAPITPDFVLRLAHAVGRVLKKTQSRPTVLIGKDTRISGYMLESALESGFNSAGVDVVLLGPLPTPGVAYLTRAQRASLGVVISASHNAYPDNGIKFFSAQGTKLDDAWELAVEAVLEEAPVWVDSANLGKARRLNDAPGRYIEFCKSTFANDLTLRDMKLVVDAAHGAAYQVAPNVFHELGAEVTSIGVSPDGLNINKGFGATHPEALVAAVTAQRADYGIALDGDADRLQLVDASGRLFNGDELLYLMVTERIARGEKPVGVVGTLMTNKAVEVALRGHGIEFVRAKVGDRYVLEELDKRGWLLGGEGSGHLLALDRHTTGDGIVSALQVLQACVRSGKTVAQLLEGVTLFPQTLINVRLAPDQDWKANKALASETQRIEAELGDSGRVLIRASGTEPLVRVMVEARDAKQSESCAKRLAATLEPAK; encoded by the coding sequence ATGACTCGCAAATATTTCGGCACAGACGGCATCCGTGGCACTGTCGGCCAGGCGCCCATCACGCCAGATTTCGTGTTGCGCCTCGCGCACGCCGTGGGTCGCGTGCTCAAGAAGACCCAGTCGCGCCCTACGGTGCTGATCGGCAAAGACACGCGCATTTCGGGCTACATGCTTGAATCGGCGCTGGAGTCGGGCTTCAACTCGGCGGGTGTCGACGTGGTGTTGCTCGGCCCGTTGCCCACGCCCGGCGTAGCCTACCTCACGCGCGCCCAGCGCGCGAGCCTCGGCGTGGTGATCAGCGCGAGCCACAACGCCTACCCCGACAACGGCATCAAGTTCTTCAGCGCGCAGGGTACCAAGCTCGACGACGCCTGGGAACTGGCCGTCGAAGCCGTACTGGAAGAAGCGCCGGTGTGGGTGGACTCCGCCAACCTCGGCAAGGCGCGCCGCCTCAACGACGCACCGGGCCGCTACATCGAGTTCTGCAAGAGCACCTTCGCCAACGACCTGACGCTGCGCGACATGAAGCTGGTGGTCGACGCGGCGCACGGCGCGGCCTACCAGGTGGCGCCCAATGTGTTCCACGAACTGGGCGCGGAAGTGACCAGCATCGGCGTTTCGCCTGACGGGCTCAACATCAACAAGGGCTTCGGCGCCACGCATCCCGAGGCCCTTGTGGCCGCGGTGACGGCTCAGCGAGCCGACTACGGCATTGCGCTCGACGGCGACGCCGACCGCCTGCAGCTGGTCGATGCCAGCGGGCGGCTCTTCAACGGCGACGAACTGCTCTATCTCATGGTGACCGAGCGCATCGCGCGCGGCGAGAAACCGGTGGGGGTGGTCGGCACGCTCATGACCAACAAGGCCGTCGAAGTCGCGTTGCGCGGGCATGGCATCGAGTTCGTGCGCGCCAAGGTCGGCGACCGCTATGTGCTCGAAGAGCTCGACAAGCGCGGCTGGCTGCTGGGCGGCGAGGGCTCCGGCCACCTGCTGGCACTCGACCGCCACACCACGGGCGACGGCATCGTGAGCGCGCTGCAGGTGCTGCAGGCCTGCGTACGCAGCGGCAAGACCGTGGCGCAGCTGCTCGAAGGCGTCACGCTGTTCCCGCAAACGCTGATCAACGTGCGCCTCGCGCCCGACCAGGACTGGAAAGCCAACAAGGCGCTCGCAAGCGAAACGCAGCGCATCGAGGCCGAGCTGGGCGACAGCGGCCGCGTGCTGATCCGTGCGAGCGGCACCGAGCCGCTGGTGCGCGTGATGGTCGAGGCCCGCGATGCGAAGCAGTCCGAGTCGTGCGCCAAGCGCCTCGCCGCCACGCTGGAGCCGGCTAAATGA
- a CDS encoding GNAT family N-acetyltransferase: MSIETFVVDYRDAAQAAALVDLLNAYASDPAGGGTPLDADVRKNLPAALAARPQAFSVLAYDGGQPVGLINCIEGFSTFACKPLVNVHDVVVLSSHRGRRVAQKMFAQVEQEARRRGACKLTLEVLSGNAPALRAYEREGFMGYQLDPAFGSAVFLQKKL, from the coding sequence ATGAGCATCGAAACCTTCGTGGTGGACTACCGCGACGCCGCGCAGGCTGCCGCTCTGGTGGATCTTCTCAACGCCTATGCCAGCGACCCGGCCGGCGGCGGCACGCCACTCGATGCCGATGTGCGCAAAAACCTGCCCGCGGCACTGGCGGCGCGTCCCCAGGCCTTCAGCGTGCTGGCTTACGACGGTGGGCAGCCCGTAGGCCTGATCAACTGCATCGAGGGCTTCTCGACCTTCGCCTGCAAACCGCTGGTGAACGTGCACGACGTGGTCGTGCTGTCCAGCCACCGTGGGCGGCGCGTGGCGCAGAAGATGTTCGCGCAGGTGGAGCAGGAGGCGCGCAGGCGCGGTGCCTGCAAGCTCACGCTTGAAGTGCTCTCGGGCAACGCGCCCGCGCTGCGCGCGTACGAGCGCGAAGGGTTCATGGGCTACCAGCTCGATCCAGCGTTCGGGAGCGCTGTCTTCCTTCAGAAGAAGCTCTGA
- a CDS encoding acyl-CoA dehydrogenase family protein, whose translation MDFEYSAKTKDLQKRVKAFMDDHIYPAEAEYHAELAANTVAGKRWSALKTVEKLKDKAKAQGLWNLFLPVDSAAASGYEGAGLTNQEYAPLAEIMGAVPWASEAFNCSAPDTGNMETIARYGSDEIKARWLKPLLEGQIRSAFAMTEPEVASSDATNISTRIERQGDEYVINGHKWWISGAADPRCAVFITMGKSDPDAPRHSQQSMIVVPADAKGIRIVRPLNVMGYDDAPHGHVEMYFENVRVPAGNMLLGEGRGFEIAQGRLGPGRIHHCMRLIGLAERALELMCKRASSRVAFGKTVASQTVTQERIAEARCKIDMARLLTLKAAWLMDVAGNKVAKNEIAMIKVVAPSMACQVIDWAMQVHGGGGMCDDFPLAAAYAGARTLRFADGPDEVHRNAIAKWELGKYAPNKADAEMPVTRF comes from the coding sequence ATGGATTTCGAATACTCGGCCAAGACCAAAGACCTGCAGAAACGCGTCAAGGCGTTCATGGACGACCACATCTATCCGGCCGAAGCCGAGTACCACGCCGAACTGGCTGCCAACACGGTCGCCGGCAAGCGCTGGTCGGCCCTCAAGACGGTCGAGAAGCTCAAGGACAAAGCCAAGGCCCAGGGCCTGTGGAACCTGTTCCTGCCGGTCGACAGCGCCGCCGCCTCGGGCTATGAAGGCGCGGGCCTGACCAACCAGGAATACGCCCCGCTGGCCGAAATCATGGGCGCGGTGCCGTGGGCGAGCGAAGCCTTCAACTGCTCGGCGCCCGACACTGGCAACATGGAGACCATCGCGCGCTACGGCTCGGACGAGATCAAGGCACGCTGGCTCAAGCCGCTGCTCGAAGGCCAGATCCGCTCGGCCTTCGCGATGACCGAACCCGAAGTGGCATCGAGCGACGCCACCAACATCTCCACGCGCATCGAACGCCAGGGCGACGAGTACGTGATCAATGGCCACAAGTGGTGGATTTCCGGCGCGGCCGATCCGCGCTGCGCGGTCTTCATCACCATGGGCAAGAGCGACCCCGACGCGCCTCGCCATTCGCAGCAAAGCATGATCGTGGTGCCGGCCGACGCCAAGGGCATCCGCATCGTGCGCCCGCTCAACGTGATGGGCTACGACGACGCGCCGCACGGCCACGTCGAGATGTACTTCGAGAACGTGCGCGTGCCGGCCGGCAACATGCTGCTCGGCGAAGGCCGCGGCTTCGAAATTGCGCAAGGCCGCCTTGGCCCGGGACGCATCCATCACTGCATGCGCCTGATCGGCCTGGCCGAGCGCGCGCTCGAACTGATGTGCAAGCGCGCCTCGTCGCGCGTGGCCTTCGGCAAGACCGTGGCCTCGCAGACCGTGACGCAGGAACGCATCGCCGAAGCCCGCTGCAAGATCGACATGGCCCGCCTGCTCACGCTCAAGGCCGCATGGCTGATGGACGTGGCCGGCAACAAGGTCGCCAAGAACGAGATCGCCATGATCAAGGTCGTCGCACCGTCGATGGCCTGCCAGGTGATCGACTGGGCCATGCAGGTCCACGGCGGCGGCGGCATGTGCGACGACTTCCCGCTGGCAGCAGCCTATGCCGGCGCGCGCACGCTGCGCTTTGCGGATGGTCCGGACGAAGTGCACCGCAACGCGATCGCCAAGTGGGAACTGGGTAAGTACGCGCCGAACAAGGCCGACGCTGAAATGCCGGTGACGCGCTTCTGA
- a CDS encoding phosphotransferase: protein MSQDFSNFIGTRAVSQQHAFDVDALAAWLEKNLDGFKGPLTVEMFKGGQSNPTYKLVTPSQSYVMRAKPGPVAKLLPSAHAVEREFKVMSGLAGTDVPVPRMHCLCEDEAIIGRAFYVMEFMQGRVLWDQSLPGFSNAERAAYYDEMNRVIAALHTVDFAARGLADYGKPGNYFERQIGRWSKQYKASADGAGELSQPIEAMERLIDWLPAHMPASARDESKVSIVHGDYRLDNVMFHATEPRIIAVLDWELSTLGHPLADFSYHCMSWHMPPSTGRGIGGVDLVSLGIPTESEYIRRYCERTRISTPEALAPDWNFYQAYNLFRMAAILQGIAKRVEAGTASSEQAAASARGARPMAEMAWQFAQKA, encoded by the coding sequence ATGAGCCAGGACTTCTCCAACTTCATCGGCACCCGTGCCGTCTCGCAACAGCACGCTTTCGATGTCGATGCGCTCGCGGCCTGGCTCGAAAAGAACCTCGACGGTTTCAAGGGCCCACTGACGGTCGAGATGTTCAAGGGCGGCCAGTCGAACCCGACCTACAAGCTCGTCACGCCCTCGCAAAGCTACGTGATGCGCGCCAAGCCCGGCCCGGTCGCCAAGCTGCTGCCCTCGGCCCATGCGGTAGAGCGCGAATTCAAGGTCATGAGCGGCCTGGCCGGCACCGACGTGCCGGTGCCACGCATGCATTGCCTATGCGAAGACGAAGCCATCATCGGCCGCGCCTTCTACGTCATGGAGTTCATGCAGGGCCGCGTGTTGTGGGACCAGTCGCTGCCCGGCTTCAGCAACGCCGAGCGCGCGGCTTACTACGACGAGATGAACCGCGTGATCGCGGCGCTGCACACGGTCGACTTCGCCGCCCGCGGCCTGGCCGACTACGGCAAGCCCGGCAACTACTTCGAGCGCCAGATCGGCCGCTGGAGCAAGCAGTACAAGGCCTCGGCCGATGGTGCCGGCGAGCTCTCGCAGCCCATCGAGGCCATGGAGCGGCTGATCGACTGGCTGCCCGCCCACATGCCGGCGAGCGCACGCGACGAAAGCAAGGTGTCGATCGTCCACGGCGACTACCGCCTCGACAACGTGATGTTCCACGCCACCGAGCCGCGCATCATCGCGGTGCTCGACTGGGAACTCTCCACGCTGGGCCATCCGCTGGCCGACTTCAGCTACCACTGCATGTCCTGGCACATGCCGCCCAGCACCGGGCGCGGCATCGGTGGTGTAGACCTCGTCTCGCTGGGCATTCCCACCGAGAGCGAATACATCCGCCGCTATTGCGAACGCACCCGCATCAGCACGCCCGAAGCACTGGCGCCCGACTGGAACTTCTACCAGGCCTACAACCTGTTCCGCATGGCCGCGATCCTGCAAGGCATTGCCAAGCGGGTCGAGGCCGGCACCGCGTCGAGCGAACAAGCCGCGGCCTCGGCCCGCGGCGCACGCCCCATGGCCGAAATGGCCTGGCAGTTTGCCCAAAAGGCATAA
- a CDS encoding Crp/Fnr family transcriptional regulator, producing MDDPILTIEEREAINSGRWFSSLSPSLRHDILRCAFVKRYKDGDLIAARGDPPDHWIACAKGAVRVSSTAVSGKQVTLTYVEPGIWFGDVAMFDGDRRTHDTYSHGDSTILCVARADFQKILASHVELYEALMRLQARRIRTLFGLVEDLNTLPLRARLAKQLIHLVRSYGVPNLEDGSQMRIGLQLAQEELAQLLGASRQRVNQELKTMEREGTIRIEPGGLVVLDRAALMRVSEAEN from the coding sequence ATGGACGACCCCATTCTTACTATCGAAGAACGTGAAGCGATCAACAGTGGTCGCTGGTTTTCTTCTCTATCTCCATCGCTACGGCACGACATCCTCCGATGCGCCTTTGTCAAACGCTACAAGGACGGCGACCTGATCGCTGCCCGCGGCGACCCGCCCGACCACTGGATTGCCTGCGCCAAGGGCGCGGTGCGCGTCAGCTCGACGGCCGTCTCGGGCAAGCAGGTGACGCTGACCTACGTGGAGCCGGGCATCTGGTTCGGCGACGTGGCGATGTTCGACGGGGATCGGCGCACGCACGACACCTACTCGCATGGCGACAGCACCATCCTGTGCGTGGCGCGGGCCGACTTCCAGAAGATCCTTGCCTCGCATGTGGAGCTGTACGAAGCGCTGATGCGGCTGCAGGCGCGCCGCATCCGCACGCTGTTCGGGCTGGTGGAAGACCTCAACACCCTGCCCCTGCGGGCAAGGCTGGCCAAGCAACTCATTCACCTCGTGCGCAGCTATGGCGTGCCGAACCTGGAAGACGGCAGCCAGATGCGCATCGGCCTGCAACTGGCGCAGGAAGAACTGGCGCAGCTGCTGGGCGCGTCGCGCCAGCGGGTCAACCAGGAACTGAAGACCATGGAGCGCGAGGGCACCATCCGGATCGAGCCGGGCGGCCTTGTGGTTCTGGACCGCGCGGCGCTGATGCGCGTCTCGGAAGCTGAGAACTAG